tggatttttctcattttcagaaaaaaaatgcaataatccTGCCATAGAGGGACCTGCTCTGCTGCTTTGAGGCCTAAAtagtagtaaaaccccataaattaccccaatatagaaacTACTCCCCTAACTGTGTGTATAAGTTTGCTCTTTAGCCTTTGatagttttacaggggttaaaacaatatcgataactttgaaattttaattttttattaatttatttaaaaaaaaaataaaaaagtgcagaGTAGATAAAAAGTTCAAAGTTTGATCCCCCCGTATGTGGTGGTAAACGCTGTAGCCCACCAGGGCATTAAAGGGAAGGTGcaacattcacagcagatttgcattgtccctTTGTAAAGGTTGTATATTCTATAaatttttggtccttttttggTTATTTGGACACAGGTCCTGGTGCGCTGCGTCTCATACACCATGACGTCAACCACATTGTGTGCAGATGGTAatgtacacactatgatgtcgatAAGCGGCTGTCATGGTGTATGCGACTCAGTAGGGAGCTGAAGATAGAATAGGGCGCCGCCGGCTACACACCAGGGCGCAGGGGGCCGCCGGCTACACACCAGGGCGCAGGGGGCCGCCGGCTACACACCAGGGCGCAGGGGGCCGCCGGCTACACACCAGGGCGCAGGGGGCCGCCGGCTACACACCAGGGCGCAGGGGGCCGCCGGCTACACACCAGGGCGCAGGGGGCCGCCGGCTACACACCAGGGCGCAGGGGGCCGCCGGCTACACACCAGGGCGCAGGGGGCCGCCGGCTACACACCAGGGCGCAGGGGGCCGCCGGCTACACACCAGGGCGCAGGGGGCCGCCGGCTACACACCAGGGCGCAGGGGGCCGCCGGCTACACACCAGGGCGCAGGGGGCCGCCGGCTACACACCAGGGCGCAGGGGGCCGCCGGCTACACACCAGGGCGCAGGGGGCCGCCGGCTACACACTAGggtgcagggggctgctggctcaCACTAAGGTGCAGGGGGCCGCTGGCTACACACTaaggtgcagggggctccaggctATATACATTTTCAAGAAATTTCTTGTCTCCCTCAGAGAGGAGAGCTCTGTGAATCCACAGCAGAAAATAGACCCGATGAAGATTCTAAACTTCACATCTGACGTAACATGATTAGTTAATCTGCTGTGAATCCTGACCTAAGACGGCCTTCACAGGTCATACAGCTACGTGACACAATTCTGGCAGCCcgcagccaccaccagagggagctcacaACACTCAGAACAATACTGATCCTTGTGAACTgtataaggctatgttcacaccagAGTTCAGCAGTTTCCACTATGCCCTTCTGTTATATACAGCCATGGAAGCCTATGGGGAGTGGAAGGAGAAGGGAAGACCCTCCTTATTTAGTTTCTGTAGAGCTTAATGGAGATCCTGATCTGTGTCCGTATCCTGCAGCCTTGTATTCCTACAATACGGAATAGTCTCTTACCTTGTTGTCACTGCCTAGAGAGGTCCTggaaatactttctgtaccactGCCTGGTCCTACGGATGAAGGGGTCCCACTTTCTAACTGCAAAGAGGGTCCCCACACGAGGTGTCCGTTCAGTTCATCTCCATTATGGGGCGAGCGGGATTGTAAGGTATCGAGGAAAGTGCCATTGGGGAGGCCGTGAGTGCTGGCCGGCGCCATCTTCTCATCAGAGTCTAATTTGGGGAAAGATAAGGATTTGATATTGCTGACCGTAGTCATGGGGGCAAGCGACACTTTGGAAGACGGGGGAAGTTCACAGTTTTCCAACTGTGGTAAAGTGATAAAACCATTGGGTTTGCGGAGATGCTTAAAGTCTAAGTTTTCCTGTTTCAGGGTAGTAAGTGCGTCCTCGTCCTTGGGGGGTGACTGCGAGTTCTGGATTGTGTCCGCGTTCCCGGGGTCAGGCCTCACGTGAACGTCTAGAATGTTCTTCAGCTCTTCTTTGTCATCGATGGTTTTTAATTCTAACTTGTCAAAGGGGTCCTCCTCGCACTCAAAGTCAGCGGGGTTAAAGTCTGCCTTGTTGTGCGGGGGGCTCAGCACTTTCGGGGGTATGGCACTAGTGTTGGCGGGGGTCGGGGTCAGGATGCTGTTATGTTGAAGACTTGCAAGAATTGGGTTGATGGGGGGAGGGCATCCTATACCCTCATCCCCTTCACTCTCCACCTGAGAATCGGGAATGGCTTGGGAACGAGCCGCCTCTGCCTTCCTCTCCGCTTCCCTCTGCGCAGCTTTTATCCTCTTCACTTCTTCCGCCCATTGCACAGTTTTCTTCTCCAGGGAAAAGTCATACTGTCAATAAGAAGGAAAAAGGgtcaaaatacaataaataaataactacaaTAAATAACTATATTCCCAAAGCGAGAGCAACATTGTTTCCCATATGTCCACACAGAGACCCCAGAAGCATTGATTTACAGGACCTTGTGTGGTTGTTGTGGCCAAACAATTCATCTAGCAGAATGCAACATGAAGGGGTCCCGGCACGTGAAGGGGTCCCGGCACGTGAAGGGGTCGTCATCAGTtcaatgaaggggggggggggggttatcagacATGCATATGATGTACCCTACCTCCCACACAGCCACTTGGTGAGGTGGCAGCAGAAAGGgggggaaataggtgcaattccttgACGTGCCCCTATTTCAAGTCTTCTATGAGAGACGAATATAGTGGTCCCTGTGTAGCGGCCCCTGTTACAATATTTAAGCTCATTTCCCATTCAAACTAAGAGGTCATTAGATGCAATATCCCAGCACATACAATGCAAGAGGAACTTTCAGCTCCCGGGTATCCCCAACGCTATCCCCTGGATGCCAAATTCTAAGGCAGGATTTGAACTATGCCCATAAAACCAGAAGATTAAAATTGGGCgctgcagatttttatttttgtgcataTTAAACTTGTAGaaagatatttttttaaattcagttgTTGCCACTTTTACAAAGTTGTTATAAAATCCAACATAAAGTGCAACGACTTCACTTCTGCGGGATGACAGAAACATAAGGTCACACACAATAATAACTGAAGGTTTTCCCAGGATTGTGGCGATTATCTGTCATCTACCAGAGGGCACAGGAAAGGGGTCGCTGAGACGCATC
The DNA window shown above is from Engystomops pustulosus chromosome 1, aEngPut4.maternal, whole genome shotgun sequence and carries:
- the UBAP1 gene encoding ubiquitin-associated protein 1, which gives rise to MASRKSASDLHGPFSYLEDVPFKIGDKFRVPDKVGLPVGFCVPDISQLISDVQYDFSLEKKTVQWAEEVKRIKAAQREAERKAEAARSQAIPDSQVESEGDEGIGCPPPINPILASLQHNSILTPTPANTSAIPPKVLSPPHNKADFNPADFECEEDPFDKLELKTIDDKEELKNILDVHVRPDPGNADTIQNSQSPPKDEDALTTLKQENLDFKHLRKPNGFITLPQLENCELPPSSKVSLAPMTTVSNIKSLSFPKLDSDEKMAPASTHGLPNGTFLDTLQSRSPHNGDELNGHLVWGPSLQLESGTPSSVGPGSGTESISRTSLGSDNKVSAHQVTMSRAVHGVSGVRALGYQELLQALTSSERQCAETIVSMGYSYEHVMRAMQKQGQNVEQVLEYLFIQSQLCEKGFDPLLVDEALEMYQCSEEKTMLFLQLMSKFREMGFEQKEIKEVLLLHNNDQDKALEELMARAGPS